The Sulfurospirillum diekertiae genomic sequence AACGTTCCGCCAAAGCCCACAATGGAGCTAAGGCAGAGCAGGATGATGGGGCGATTAAAGCCCTGGGATGCCATAGATGTATCCAATAGGCGCTTGAAATTTGTCAATCAATGGCGTTAGTTTTTGTTGAAGCTCTTTACTGGTGGTTTTGGTGAAATCACCAAGGTGTTGCGCATTGCTCATGATGTACGCGTAGCCATTGAGGTTTTCGACGACTTGAAGCCCTGTAGATTCTGCACCTGCAGGGATGGAAAGAATGCGAGAGAGTTTTTTCGTGTCGATGTTATACGCCCAAAGGTAGTTGTTCACGTGCGCGCCACTGTCTTCGCCGATGAAAAGGGTACGCGCGCGTGAGGAGTAAAAGAGGTTATCGGTGTTGGCAATTTTATCAACCACACAGGTGTTACCATCTTTGTCAGTTGCCATCTCTTCGCCTAAAAGCATGCTTGGTACGTGCATGGAGACGGGAACAAAATCGCTGAGGATGGGTTCATTATTCTCATCTTTAACATTGCTTGCAAGTGCGATTTCATATGTACCACCGCAACGATTTTTAGCGACGCGAATGTCATCTTTTGCAAAGGTACTGTCTTTTGCCATCCCTTTTTCGATGTACGACATAGCGATGTAGATTTTTTTATCTTCAGGGTTAAAGGCAACGCCTTCCATTTTGTTAAACTCGGTTGTCGCACCAAGGTACGCGGCGTAACGTCGGGTCTCTAAGAAGGCAGCCACTTTTTCCATGCCCGGTTTGAGTTTGAGGTATTCGATGTCCGAATGACCTGCTTTGATGGCTTTAAATTCTTCGTGTTTACTCGCATCAAAACTGGCAGGAGCATACGCTTCAAAAATATCGTTAAAGGTGTATTTGTCTTTCCACTCCATCACTTCTTTAGTGGAGGCATGCCCAAGTTTAATCCATGAAAGCGTTGCTTGACCGCCATCTTTAGCGCCATCTTCATTGGTTTGATGCCATTTTGCCGCGTATATCGTTCCATTGTCTAAATCACCTTTGGCATCGCCTATGTACATAAACAGACCGACATTCGTGCCATCATCGCCAAAAAAGGCAGTTTTGCCATCGCTCATAATCTTTGCCATCTCCCATGTGCCGCGACC encodes the following:
- a CDS encoding PhoX family protein gives rise to the protein MKSLTTLCVSLSFVASSLCAAGSVEFIGMDAPKTPEQMAKAYSEAKVIIHTTSGGTIERNLSYQTLFGVKDKVGTNKNPAGQLYTASMKPLLDPFGKPLIAETPDSNSLLKVDGSLYLVTHYEYDWILSDGSSAEKTDVWHERAPMSMTLTSIKQDAKNGKLKAVDQYPIDFSKVGGIWIPCAGSQTPWNTHLGTEEDYDLFFTAASGKEYTKAQKGLKAMSELYFEGKKEANPYDYGHITEVAVDKSGKTNVTKHFAMGRGTWEMAKIMSDGKTAFFGDDGTNVGLFMYIGDAKGDLDNGTIYAAKWHQTNEDGAKDGGQATLSWIKLGHASTKEVMEWKDKYTFNDIFEAYAPASFDASKHEEFKAIKAGHSDIEYLKLKPGMEKVAAFLETRRYAAYLGATTEFNKMEGVAFNPEDKKIYIAMSYIEKGMAKDSTFAKDDIRVAKNRCGGTYEIALASNVKDENNEPILSDFVPVSMHVPSMLLGEEMATDKDGNTCVVDKIANTDNLFYSSRARTLFIGEDSGAHVNNYLWAYNIDTKKLSRILSIPAGAESTGLQVVENLNGYAYIMSNAQHLGDFTKTTSKELQQKLTPLIDKFQAPIGYIYGIPGL